A genomic stretch from Erigeron canadensis isolate Cc75 chromosome 9, C_canadensis_v1, whole genome shotgun sequence includes:
- the LOC122584012 gene encoding subtilisin-like serine-protease S, translated as MQLVTLFGLVLLVTLAVGHEAADLKHYIVYMGQHSHPSSESVIMANHEMLASVLESYKGAKEAAIHHYTKSFRGFSARLTPDQATKLSENEGVVSVFESRMNQLHTTNSWRFLGVESLSQYNKPPADIKSDVIVGVIDTGIWPESESFSDYGLGPVPKKFKGECVPGQNFTRYNCNRKLIGAKYYSKGWEAINGRLEDSNLTFFRSPRDSEGHGSHTSSTIAGSMVSNASLYGLGSGTATGGVPSARLSIYKACWFKDCEDADILAAIDDAIHDGVDIISMSLGPIPPQTIFFEDAISIGTFHAFQKGIVVCASAGNSFLPRTATNVAPWILTVGASTINREFPSYILLGNLKQLKGFAVNTMPEQGKQYSLISGSVAAASGIPSRNASFCKRDTLDSDLIKGKIVVCTLEMLTDDRKEKAAAIKEGGGAGMILIDPLSKYVLFQPVIPSVLIGQAEALELQSYMNTEKNSTARIYLTVTHVGTKPAPAMAIFSSKGPNIITPDIIKPDITAPGVNILAAWSPVSTEDTAGRSINYNIISGTSMACPHIAAVAALLKSVHPYWSPATIKSAIMTTATTTDNTANLIKNDDSTTATPFDYGSGHINPAAAIDPGLIYDYDDNDIINFLCSYGASFAQLKNLTDTPVTCKNSSTPSYNFNYPSIGVANMAGKLSVYRTVTYMGQGPAVYYSKLELLTGVKASVYPNVLKFAKAGEKMTYRVDFIPYKSSNGSFVFGSLTWWNKIHSVRSPIAVNVVSI; from the exons CTCGGCTTACACCCGATCAAGCAACAAAACTTTCAG AAAATGAAGGTGTTGTTTCGGTCTTTGAGAGCAGAATGAATCAATTGCACACGACTAATTCATGGAGATTTCTCGGAGTGGAATCTCTCTCACAATACAACAAGCCTCCAGCAGATATAAAATCAGATGTAATTGTCGGCGTCATTGACACTG GCATTTGGCCAGAGTCAGAAAGCTTCAGTGATTATGGATTAGGTCCTGTCCCGAAGAAGTTCAAGGGAGAATGTGTGCCGGGACAGAATTTTACACGATACAATTGTAACAG GAAGCTAATAGGTGCCAAGTACTACTCGAAAGGATGGGAAGCCATAAATGGACGTCTTGAGGATTCCAACCTTACATTTTTCCGATCACCAAGAGATAGTGAGGGTCATGGTAGTCACACATCATCTACTATTGCTGGATCAATGGTCTCTAATGCCAGCTTGTATGGGCTCGGTTCAGGCACCGCAACAGGAGGTGTACCAAGTGCTAGACTTTCCATATACAAAGCTTGCTGGTTCAAAGACTGTGAAGATGCCGACATCCTTGCAGCAATTGATGATGCTATTCATGATGGTGTGGACATCATCTCTATGTCTCTTGGCCCAATTCCACCCCAAACAATCTTCTTTGAAGACGCGATTTCGATTGGAACTTTTCATGCATTTCAAAAGGGAATTGTGGTATGTGCATCTGCTGGGAACAGCTTCTTGCCACGTACAGCGACCAATGTGGCTCCGTGGATCCTCACAGTCGGTGCTAGCACGATCAATCGTGAGTTCCCATCCTATATACTTCTCGGAAATCTGAAACAATTGAAGGGTTTTGCTGTAAACACTATGCCAGAGCAAGGGAAACAATACAGTTTGATATCTGGTTCGGTTGCTGCAGCTTCCGGGATCCCTTCTAGAAATGCAAG CTTTTGCAAGAGAGATACACTGGATTCGGACTTGATCAAGGGGAAGATTGTGGTGTGTACCCTTGAGATGTTGACCGATGATAGAAAAGAGAAAGCGGCTGCGATAAAAGAAGGTGGTGGTGCCGGGATGATCCTCATTGATCCTCTTTCAAAATATGTTCTATTCCAACCTGTGATTCCAAGTGTTTTGATCGGACAAGCAGAAGCTCTagaacttcaatcttacatgaACACCGAAAA GAACTCAACAGCTAGAATCTATCTTACAGTAACACACGTTGGGACTAAACCAGCACCAGCAATGGCGATCTTCTCTTCCAAAGGACCAAACATTATAACACCCGATATCATAAAA CCTGATATAACTGCACCAGGAGTGAACATTTTGGCAGCATGGTCACCTGTCTCGACTGAAGACACTGCTGGCAGGAGCATCAACTATAACATAATATCAGGCACTTCTATGGCGTGTCCACACATAGCTGCAGTGGCAGCACTATTAAAATCTGTACACCCATACTGGAGCCCAGCCACAATAAAATCTGCAATAATGACGACAG CCACGACCACCGATAACACTGCAAACCTCATAAAAAATGACGATTCTACAACTGCAACCCCTTTTGATTACGGTTCAGGACATATAAATCCAGCTGCAGCAATAGATCCTGGACtcatttatgattatgatgACAATGATATCATCAACTTCCTATGCAGCTATGGTGCAAGCTTTGCCCAACTCAAGAACTTGACTGACACACCAGTTACTTGCAAGAATTCTTCCACACCCTCCTATAACTTCAACTATCCGTCCATTGGTGTAGCTAATATGGCTGGAAAATTATCTGTGTACCGCACCGTTACCTACATGGGCCAAGGCCCGGCTGTTTATTATTCAAAGCTAGAACTGCTTACAGGAGTAAAAGCATCAGTTTATCCTAATGTGTTGAAGTTTGCGAAAGCTGGGGAGAAGATGACTTACAGGGTAGATTTCATACCTTATAAGAGCAGCAATGGCAGCTTCGTGTTTGGATCATTGACATGGTGGAACAAGATTCATAGTGTTAGGAGTCCTATTGCTGTTAATGTGGtttcaatttaa
- the LOC122582944 gene encoding probable arabinosyltransferase ARAD1 translates to MSERNGGFSLLSMRLLIGLLSIGFAVFVLSWFLLLSSDARSRFIDNSLLSHSKHYISNAYNPSLLTRHKQLRVFMYDLPSEFHFELLYWKPEGMSIWPDIRLKVPEYPGGLNVQHSVAYWLTLDLLASRFDNDGGRNVIRVYNSSEADVIFVPFFSSVCFNRFSRLNPHQKTNRNKELQHKLVKYLMGQPEWKRSGGIDHVIVAHHPNSLLDARMQLWPAMFVLSDFGRYPPTIANIDKDVIAPYKHIIKSNVNDTSSFDSRPILLFFQGAIYRKDGGFVRQEIFYLLQKEKDVHFKFGSVQKQGVPSATKGMQSSKFCLNIAGDTPSSNRLFDAIVSHCVPVIISDEIELPFEDVLDYSEFCIFVRTADALRENFLINFIRSIGKEEWTKKWEKLKEVEHFFEYQYPSKNNDAVQMIWRAVSEKVPAIKRKLHVARRYSRFGKPSSKSSFLLPRNFIS, encoded by the coding sequence ATGTCTGAAAGAAATGGCGGTTTTTCGTTACTGTCAATGAGATTATTGATCGGTTTGTTATCGATTGGATTCGCCGTTTTCGTGTTATCTTGGTTCTTACTCTTGAGTTCTGATGCCCGGTCTCGTTTCATTGATAACAGTCTTTTATCTCATTCAAAACATTACATTTCAAATGCTTATAATCCGTCGTTATTAACGCGTCACAAACAACTTAGAGTGTTTATGTATGATTTGCCTTCTGAGTTCCATTTTGAACTTTTGTATTGGAAGCCAGAAGGCATGAGTATCTGGCCCGATATACGTTTGAAAGTGCCTGAATACCCGGGTGGATTAAACGTGCAACATAGCGTAGCGTACTGGCTTACTTTAGACCTTTTAGCGTCGAGATTTGATAATGACGGTGGTAGGAATGTTATTAGAGTTTATAACTCGAGTGAAGCTGATGTTATATTTGTTCCCTTTTTTTCGTCAGTGTGTTTTAATCGTTTTTCTAGGCTAAACCCACATCAGAAAACTAATAGAAATAAGGAGCTTCAACATAAGTTGGTTAAGTACTTAATGGGTCAACCCGAATGGAAAAGGTCTGGTGGCATAGACCATGTAATAGTGGCTCATCATCCGAATAGTTTACTAGATGCTAGAATGCAGCTATGGCCAGCCATGTTTGTTCTTTCTGATTTCGGAAGGTACCCACCAACTATAGCAAATATCGATAAAGATGTAATTGCACCTTACAAGCATATCATCAAAAGCAATGTCAATGATACATCAAGTTTTGATTCTCGACCGATCTTGCTGTTTTTCCAGGGAGCCATCTACAGAAAAGATGGCGGCTTTGTTCGTCAAGAAATCTTTTATCtgttacaaaaagaaaaagatgttcATTTTAAATTTGGAAGTGTTCAAAAACAAGGTGTTCCTTCTGCTACTAAAGGAATGCAGTCATCAAAGTTTTGTCTAAATATAGCAGGAGACACACCATCATCAAATCGCTTGTTTGATGCCATTGTTAGTCACTGTGTTCCGGTCATTATTAGTGATGAAATTGAGCTACCCTTTGAAGATGTTCTTGATTACTCAGAGTTTTGCATTTTCGTCCGAACAGCAGATGCTTTGAGAGAAAACtttcttataaattttataagaaGTATTGGGAAAGAAGAGTGGACTAAGAAATGGGAAAAGCTCAAAGAAGTTGAACACTTTTTCGAGTATCAATACCCCTCTAAGAACAATGATGCTGTGCAGATGATATGGCGAGCTGTGTCAGAAAAGGTTCCTGCGATAAAGAGGAAACTACATGTTGCTAGACGGTATTCAAGATTTGGAAAACCTTCAAGTAAGTCTAGTTTTCTATTACCAAGAAACTTCATTTCTTGA